A DNA window from Candidatus Sulfidibacterium hydrothermale contains the following coding sequences:
- a CDS encoding dicarboxylate/amino acid:cation symporter, protein MGKKKKGLAFHWQILLGMVLGVIWGFMAIHWQWLRFTDFYIKPWGTIFINLLKLIAVPLIIVSLISGVSNLTDISKLSRIGLKTLGFYILTTVIAITVGLIIVNITNPGKVFPPDKAAEFKQKFSENIASKKTQAADLKNVSPLQPIVDIIPSNIFRSLSDNTKMLQVIFFSILFGVAMIFVPEEKVRPVKELINGLNDVVLKMIDIIMKAAPYGVFALIAALMVDVAGTHPEDTLSLFAALGLYAVTVVIGLLLMIFVIYPIFIGVFTKVKYRKFLKAIAPVQLLAFSTSSSAATLPFTMETAEEKLGISNETASFVLPLGATINMDGTSLYQAVAAIFLAQVYGMHLGLGAQLTIIVTATLASIGSAAVPGAGIVMLVIVLTAVGIPTEGIALIFAVDRPLDMLRTAVNVTGDTTIASIIASGENEIDLSVANGN, encoded by the coding sequence ATGGGAAAAAAGAAAAAAGGTCTTGCTTTTCACTGGCAAATTTTGCTGGGAATGGTTTTAGGGGTGATTTGGGGTTTTATGGCCATACATTGGCAATGGCTCCGGTTCACCGATTTTTATATCAAACCGTGGGGAACCATCTTTATTAATCTTTTAAAACTGATTGCTGTTCCGTTGATTATTGTTTCGTTGATCAGCGGGGTGAGTAATCTGACAGATATTTCAAAGCTCTCGCGCATCGGATTAAAAACACTGGGCTTTTATATCCTGACAACAGTTATAGCTATTACGGTCGGGTTGATCATCGTGAATATTACCAACCCGGGAAAAGTTTTCCCGCCGGATAAAGCGGCCGAGTTCAAACAGAAATTCTCAGAAAATATCGCTTCTAAGAAAACGCAGGCAGCCGATTTGAAGAATGTTTCTCCATTGCAACCCATTGTGGATATTATTCCATCCAACATCTTCCGTTCGTTGTCAGATAACACCAAAATGTTGCAGGTGATCTTTTTTTCCATTCTTTTTGGGGTGGCCATGATTTTTGTTCCGGAAGAAAAAGTACGACCGGTAAAAGAGTTGATTAATGGCTTGAATGATGTAGTCCTCAAAATGATAGATATTATCATGAAGGCTGCGCCTTACGGCGTTTTTGCACTGATTGCCGCGCTGATGGTAGATGTGGCGGGCACGCATCCGGAAGATACGCTTTCGCTTTTTGCTGCTCTTGGCCTGTATGCTGTGACGGTGGTTATCGGCTTGCTGCTGATGATCTTTGTGATTTACCCGATTTTTATTGGCGTTTTTACCAAAGTGAAATACCGTAAGTTTTTAAAAGCGATTGCTCCGGTACAGCTTTTGGCTTTTTCTACCAGTTCCAGCGCAGCAACCCTGCCTTTTACCATGGAAACGGCAGAAGAAAAGCTGGGTATCTCCAATGAAACCGCCAGTTTTGTGCTTCCGCTCGGTGCTACCATTAACATGGATGGGACCAGCTTATACCAGGCTGTAGCGGCCATTTTTCTGGCGCAGGTTTACGGAATGCATCTTGGCCTTGGTGCACAGCTTACGATTATTGTTACGGCTACCCTGGCTTCCATTGGCTCGGCTGCTGTTCCCGGTGCGGGAATTGTGATGCTGGTAATTGTGCTCACGGCAGTGGGTATTCCCACCGAAGGGATTGCGCTGATTTTTGCTGTGGACCGGCCGCTGGATATGTTGCGTACGGCGGTTAATGTAACAGGTGATACAACTATTGCCAGTATTATTGCCTCCGGCGAAAATGAAATTGATTTGTCGGTGGCTAACGGTAACTGA
- a CDS encoding cell division protein FtsX, producing the protein MAAKEEQYYKKRVNTAYFTSLISITLVLFTLGFLGLLVIHAKTLSNYIKENIGFEIIMKPGVKEAEILRLQKQLDIQPYIKSTEYVTRQEALERLKKSLGKNFVDFFGKGDNPLLPSIDVRFHAAWANNDSITKIEHQLLRKPTIKEVYYQKSLVQEIDKNLNKISFVLLVLSAVLLVIAVALINNSIRLTIYSKRFVIKSMQLVGATRGFIRRPFVWKGMLQGFYSALIAIVLLTAVLAVARENLPELKAVESPMMTGAVYLFVILTGMAVSGFSTFWAVSRYLDMNKHKLYF; encoded by the coding sequence ATGGCGGCAAAAGAAGAACAATATTATAAAAAGAGGGTAAACACGGCTTATTTTACTTCGCTTATTAGTATTACGCTGGTTTTGTTTACGCTTGGGTTTCTTGGTTTGCTGGTGATTCATGCGAAAACCCTTTCTAATTACATCAAAGAAAATATCGGTTTCGAAATTATCATGAAACCCGGGGTAAAAGAAGCGGAAATTCTGCGGTTACAAAAGCAACTCGATATACAGCCTTACATTAAATCAACAGAGTATGTTACCCGGCAGGAGGCTTTGGAACGGTTAAAAAAAAGTCTGGGGAAAAATTTTGTTGACTTCTTCGGGAAAGGAGATAATCCGTTGCTTCCTTCCATTGATGTCCGTTTTCATGCGGCCTGGGCTAACAATGACAGCATTACAAAAATTGAGCATCAGTTGCTCCGGAAACCAACCATTAAGGAAGTTTATTATCAAAAATCGCTGGTTCAGGAAATTGATAAAAACCTGAATAAAATATCTTTTGTTCTTTTGGTCCTTAGCGCTGTTTTGTTGGTCATTGCGGTGGCTTTGATTAACAACAGTATCCGGTTGACGATTTATTCCAAGCGGTTTGTCATAAAAAGTATGCAATTGGTAGGCGCTACCCGTGGATTTATTCGTCGTCCGTTTGTGTGGAAAGGAATGCTGCAGGGATTTTACAGCGCTTTAATCGCCATTGTTTTGTTAACCGCCGTTTTAGCGGTGGCCCGTGAAAACCTTCCAGAGCTTAAAGCTGTGGAAAGTCCGATGATGACGGGGGCCGTATATCTTTTTGTAATCCTTACCGGGATGGCTGTTTCGGGTTTTTCCACCTTTTGGGCTGTTAGCCGGTATCTCGATATGAACAAACATAAATTGTATTTTTAG
- the omp85 gene encoding Omp85 family outer membrane protein produces MKKFTLKSGWIFFLVLAFSLQVFAGTTDVTTDVKNKKENKKEKTAKKEKKEEVKKGWNLGALPVISFDSDLGFQFGALMNLYDYGDGSIYPNYFQSLYVEASYFTKGSGIFRVNFDTRKWIKGIRVFTDLSYMPDQVYAFYGFNGYDAVYHSDWIDSDKPDYVTRVFYRYRRKFLRAKVDFRGDFANKKLHWVAGLGFYNIDVSSVNLDKLNKGKDPSDLLPDTAGLYEKYIDWGIIPESQKDGGFFTLFKTAFEYDSRDNEANPNKGIWFSTVLTGAPGFLSTMDEGFLKLTVIQRQYLTLVKNTLFFDYRLGAQFTLAGQNSFYISPLIFYAHSTKAYNEGLGGAGTLRGILRNRITGDGIAFGNFELRWKFVKFMVGNQNFYLGVNMFFDSGMVVQKTDVDTSHVPADVYDEYFKPGAEKLHNSAGVGLKVAMNENFIISVDYGKAFDAQDGTSGLYIGLGYQF; encoded by the coding sequence ATGAAAAAATTTACCTTGAAAAGTGGCTGGATTTTCTTTTTGGTTTTGGCTTTCTCACTTCAAGTTTTTGCTGGTACAACGGATGTTACTACAGATGTGAAGAACAAAAAGGAAAACAAGAAAGAAAAAACGGCCAAAAAAGAAAAAAAAGAAGAAGTAAAAAAAGGATGGAATTTGGGTGCTTTGCCGGTGATTTCATTCGACAGCGATCTGGGATTTCAGTTTGGTGCATTGATGAATCTGTATGATTACGGTGACGGAAGCATTTATCCGAACTATTTTCAATCGCTTTATGTTGAAGCCAGTTATTTTACCAAAGGAAGTGGTATTTTCCGGGTAAACTTCGATACCCGAAAATGGATCAAAGGCATCCGGGTATTTACCGACCTGAGCTATATGCCTGATCAGGTGTATGCTTTTTACGGCTTTAATGGTTATGATGCCGTATATCATTCTGACTGGATTGATTCGGATAAACCGGATTATGTAACCCGTGTTTTTTACCGTTACAGGAGAAAATTTTTGCGCGCTAAAGTTGATTTTCGTGGCGATTTTGCCAATAAAAAATTGCACTGGGTAGCCGGATTGGGTTTTTATAACATCGATGTTTCTTCGGTAAACCTGGATAAACTGAATAAAGGAAAAGATCCGTCTGACCTTTTGCCTGATACTGCCGGATTGTATGAAAAATACATTGATTGGGGTATTATTCCGGAAAGTCAAAAAGACGGCGGCTTTTTTACCCTTTTCAAAACCGCTTTTGAATATGACAGTCGTGATAATGAAGCCAATCCGAACAAAGGGATTTGGTTTTCCACAGTACTCACCGGTGCCCCGGGTTTCCTGTCAACCATGGACGAAGGATTTTTGAAATTAACCGTTATCCAGCGCCAATATCTCACGTTGGTAAAAAACACCTTGTTTTTCGATTATCGTCTCGGTGCCCAGTTTACGCTGGCCGGACAAAATTCATTTTACATCTCTCCCCTTATTTTTTATGCGCATTCTACCAAAGCGTATAACGAAGGACTTGGCGGGGCAGGAACATTACGGGGTATTTTGCGTAACCGGATTACCGGAGACGGAATTGCTTTCGGAAACTTTGAACTCCGCTGGAAATTTGTAAAATTCATGGTTGGAAATCAGAATTTTTACCTGGGAGTAAATATGTTCTTCGATTCCGGAATGGTGGTTCAAAAAACCGATGTGGATACCAGTCATGTTCCGGCGGATGTTTATGACGAATATTTTAAACCCGGAGCTGAAAAATTACACAATAGCGCCGGTGTCGGGTTAAAGGTAGCCATGAACGAGAACTTTATCATTTCGGTAGACTACGGAAAAGCCTTTGATGCCCAGGATGGTACCAGCGGATTGTATATCGGGCTGGGTTATCAGTTCTAA
- a CDS encoding HIT family protein, whose protein sequence is MASIFTKIVNGELPSYKIAETEDYYAFLDIFPLKKGHTLVIPKKEVDYIFDLDDDLYKGLFAFAKKVGKAIETVIPCKRIGIAVIGLEVPHAHIHLIPLDGIYDIDFKLPKLKLKESEFEEIAEKIREAFDKL, encoded by the coding sequence ATGGCCAGCATTTTCACAAAAATCGTCAACGGAGAACTTCCCTCCTATAAAATTGCCGAAACAGAAGATTATTACGCTTTTCTGGACATTTTTCCGCTAAAAAAAGGGCATACATTGGTTATCCCCAAAAAAGAAGTGGATTATATTTTTGATTTGGATGATGACCTTTATAAAGGATTGTTTGCTTTTGCCAAAAAAGTGGGAAAAGCCATTGAAACGGTTATTCCGTGCAAACGGATCGGTATTGCCGTTATCGGGTTGGAGGTCCCGCATGCACACATTCACCTTATTCCGTTAGACGGAATCTACGACATCGATTTTAAGCTCCCCAAACTCAAATTGAAAGAATCTGAGTTTGAGGAAATCGCAGAAAAAATCCGGGAAGCTTTCGATAAGCTTTAA
- a CDS encoding AMP-dependent synthetase/ligase: MAEIKRIFDLLTHAEEKFPMEVALAVKRHGKWETFSTAEYRKNVDAVSMGLLAMGFEKGDKIATVSNNRPEWNFMDFGMTQIGCVHVSIYPTISDDEYRHILSHSDARILIVSDKFLYDRLHHFVDEIENLEAIYTFDLVSGAKNWREIIKQAEGKENQFKPLLEKKRDAVKPDDLLTLIYTSGTTGLSKGVMLTHKNVVSNVLMTHKLVTALRSGDRALSFLPLCHVLERTGSYVWQSLGISIYYAESVDTIIDAMNEIKANAFITVPRVFEKIYDKIILKGRELEGLKKSIFFWAVKVGDRYDPDPKKRSLGYNLKLKIARKLVLDKWKEALGGALKSVVSGGAALQPRLARIFWAAGIPVQEGYGLTETSPVVAGNRSYFPYIRFGWVGKVLDEVEVKIADDGEILVRGDNVMKGYYKDPEKTRQVLDPDGWFHTGDIGELDKERFLRITDRKKEIFKLSGGKYVAPQMVENTMKESMFIEQLMVIGENKKFTAALIVPDFDYLHAWCHLHGITFRDNKDLVRKPKVVARFQEEIDRYNRRLDHVQQIKVFRLVCESWSTETGELSPTLKLKRKVIKQKYAALIDEIYATEKNPA, translated from the coding sequence ATGGCCGAAATAAAAAGAATATTTGATTTGCTAACCCATGCCGAAGAGAAATTTCCTATGGAGGTGGCTCTGGCGGTTAAACGCCATGGGAAATGGGAGACATTTAGCACTGCCGAATACCGGAAAAATGTGGATGCGGTCAGTATGGGATTGCTGGCCATGGGGTTTGAAAAAGGAGATAAAATTGCTACGGTTTCCAACAACCGGCCTGAGTGGAACTTTATGGATTTTGGCATGACCCAGATAGGATGTGTGCATGTGAGTATTTATCCTACCATTAGCGATGACGAATATCGGCATATTCTCAGCCATTCTGATGCCCGGATTTTGATTGTTTCCGATAAGTTCCTTTATGATCGGTTACATCATTTTGTAGATGAAATTGAGAATCTGGAAGCCATTTATACTTTCGATTTGGTTTCCGGTGCCAAAAACTGGCGTGAAATTATAAAACAAGCCGAAGGAAAAGAAAACCAATTCAAGCCGTTGCTGGAAAAAAAGCGCGACGCAGTGAAGCCGGATGACTTGCTTACGCTGATTTATACTTCCGGAACTACCGGACTTTCAAAAGGCGTAATGCTTACCCATAAAAATGTGGTTAGCAATGTGCTGATGACTCATAAACTGGTGACGGCACTCCGGTCAGGTGACCGTGCGCTGAGTTTTCTTCCGCTTTGTCATGTACTGGAGCGGACAGGAAGTTATGTGTGGCAGTCGCTGGGAATTTCCATTTATTACGCCGAAAGTGTGGATACGATTATCGATGCTATGAACGAAATAAAGGCCAATGCTTTTATCACTGTTCCCCGGGTTTTTGAAAAAATTTATGATAAGATCATTTTAAAAGGCCGGGAACTCGAAGGACTGAAAAAATCGATTTTTTTCTGGGCGGTAAAAGTGGGTGACCGGTACGATCCTGATCCGAAAAAACGATCGTTAGGATATAATTTAAAGTTAAAGATAGCCCGCAAACTGGTATTGGATAAGTGGAAAGAAGCACTTGGCGGGGCACTGAAAAGTGTGGTTTCGGGCGGTGCGGCACTGCAACCGCGCTTGGCTCGTATCTTCTGGGCGGCAGGAATTCCTGTACAGGAAGGTTATGGATTAACGGAAACTTCGCCTGTGGTGGCTGGCAACCGTTCTTATTTTCCATACATCCGTTTTGGCTGGGTAGGCAAAGTATTGGATGAAGTGGAAGTGAAAATTGCAGATGACGGAGAAATTCTTGTGCGTGGTGATAATGTGATGAAAGGATATTATAAGGATCCTGAAAAAACACGCCAGGTACTTGACCCTGACGGCTGGTTCCATACCGGTGATATTGGTGAACTGGACAAAGAGCGGTTTTTACGAATCACCGACCGCAAAAAAGAGATCTTTAAATTGTCAGGTGGAAAATATGTGGCGCCACAAATGGTGGAAAACACCATGAAAGAATCCATGTTTATTGAACAGCTGATGGTGATTGGAGAAAACAAGAAATTTACGGCTGCACTTATTGTTCCGGATTTTGATTATTTACATGCCTGGTGTCATTTGCATGGTATCACTTTCCGTGATAATAAGGATCTGGTGAGAAAACCAAAGGTGGTCGCCCGTTTTCAGGAAGAAATTGACCGGTATAACCGGCGTTTGGACCATGTTCAGCAGATCAAGGTTTTCCGGTTGGTTTGTGAGAGCTGGAGTACAGAGACCGGAGAGCTTTCTCCCACATTAAAACTGAAGCGAAAAGTCATCAAACAAAAATATGCCGCTTTGATTGATGAAATTTACGCAACGGAAAAAAATCCTGCCTGA
- a CDS encoding ComF family protein, translating into MSFFLHTLIADVVALFFPENCAHCGKPLHSQEEVLCTSCYYKLPLTGFHDEKENPVTEIFMGRLPLNAAFSLLFFNKGGMAQQLIHQLKYDGKKEIGTFLGKLTGKRLHGFPLLSSVDVVVPVPLHPKKEHQRGYNQSFLIGQAIAEQLGVPVVNNVLYRQIYTATQTKKSRYERWQNVKDIFAVKNESLIRNKHVLLVDDVITTGATLEACGNRLLEVPGVRLSVVSVAYAQ; encoded by the coding sequence ATGTCTTTTTTTCTTCATACGCTGATTGCTGATGTTGTGGCTTTGTTTTTTCCTGAAAACTGTGCCCATTGCGGAAAACCGTTGCACAGTCAGGAGGAGGTCCTTTGTACTTCTTGCTATTACAAATTGCCTTTAACCGGTTTTCATGATGAAAAAGAAAATCCGGTTACCGAAATTTTTATGGGCAGATTACCGTTGAATGCTGCTTTTTCTCTTTTGTTTTTTAATAAGGGCGGGATGGCGCAGCAATTGATTCATCAGCTAAAATACGACGGGAAAAAAGAAATTGGCACTTTTCTTGGCAAGTTAACCGGGAAGAGGCTACACGGTTTTCCCTTGCTTTCGTCTGTGGATGTGGTAGTTCCGGTTCCGTTACATCCGAAAAAAGAACACCAAAGAGGATATAACCAAAGTTTTTTAATTGGTCAGGCAATAGCCGAACAGCTCGGTGTCCCGGTGGTTAATAATGTGTTATACCGGCAGATTTATACTGCTACGCAAACCAAAAAATCGCGTTACGAACGCTGGCAAAACGTAAAAGACATTTTTGCTGTGAAGAACGAAAGTCTTATTCGTAATAAACATGTTCTTTTGGTAGATGACGTAATTACTACCGGGGCTACGCTGGAAGCTTGTGGAAACCGGTTGCTGGAGGTGCCCGGTGTACGTCTGAGTGTTGTTTCGGTGGCTTATGCTCAATAA
- a CDS encoding ATP-dependent 6-phosphofructokinase gives MSKPKKIGILTAGGDCPGLNAALRGVGKTAILKYGMEVVGISSGFLGLLHNDYIPLDESSLSGILTLGGTILGTSREKPFKKTHHLANEKPQLIKKNYEKAGFDCIVCIGGNGTMRTAALLAKEGLNVIGLPKTIDNDVWGTDQTFGFDSALTIATDAIDRLHTTANSHKRIMVIEVMGHHAGWLALYAGMAGGGDVILIPELDYDMKVVNKYLKKRVKSGKPYSIVVVAEGIDKPKKMSAATYIAERIEEGVGIETRKTILGYIQRGGSPTPTDRLLASSFGAWAVDLIAAEDYGKMVIKKGENISALPLDEVGGKLRLVPADHPLLLKGRGLGVCFGTKEGL, from the coding sequence ATGAGCAAGCCAAAAAAAATAGGAATTCTTACAGCCGGTGGGGACTGTCCGGGATTAAATGCTGCCTTGCGGGGAGTGGGAAAAACAGCCATTTTGAAATATGGAATGGAAGTCGTCGGTATCTCTTCCGGATTTCTCGGGTTGCTACACAACGATTATATCCCACTTGACGAATCTTCTTTGTCTGGAATTCTCACGTTGGGAGGGACTATTCTTGGGACTTCACGCGAAAAACCATTTAAAAAAACACACCATCTGGCCAATGAAAAACCGCAGCTCATCAAAAAAAACTATGAAAAAGCCGGTTTTGACTGCATTGTTTGTATCGGAGGCAATGGCACCATGCGAACCGCAGCCTTACTGGCAAAAGAAGGGTTGAACGTTATCGGATTACCCAAAACCATTGATAATGATGTTTGGGGTACCGATCAGACTTTTGGTTTCGACTCTGCTCTCACCATTGCTACCGATGCCATCGACCGGTTACATACCACGGCCAACTCCCACAAACGCATCATGGTCATTGAAGTGATGGGACACCATGCCGGATGGCTGGCTTTATATGCCGGAATGGCCGGTGGCGGAGACGTTATTTTAATCCCCGAACTGGACTACGACATGAAAGTGGTGAATAAATACCTGAAAAAACGGGTCAAATCAGGAAAACCCTATTCTATTGTGGTCGTTGCCGAAGGAATTGACAAACCTAAAAAAATGAGTGCGGCAACTTATATAGCCGAAAGAATTGAAGAAGGCGTAGGCATAGAAACCCGGAAAACCATTCTCGGATACATCCAGCGCGGCGGAAGCCCCACGCCTACCGACAGGCTGTTGGCTTCCAGCTTTGGGGCCTGGGCTGTTGACCTGATTGCCGCAGAAGATTACGGCAAAATGGTGATTAAAAAAGGAGAAAACATCAGTGCTTTGCCTCTGGATGAAGTAGGCGGAAAATTACGTTTGGTTCCGGCTGATCATCCGCTGTTGCTAAAAGGCCGCGGATTGGGGGTTTGCTTTGGAACAAAAGAAGGATTATAA
- a CDS encoding peptidase associated/transthyretin-like domain-containing protein, translating to MFKKYYEMIFIPFYQAANLSYIFVFQNLLPLILTKIKNKAFLLSFVFLFFGFFSSENGLQAQTENNDIVHIHGVLMSSDTARPVADAQIFSRNNVLGSFSDTSGRFTIAVARNDSIMFASVGYITTIVPVTDSIINHPEPDTFYMPLDTILIHEVIIHGYWDYETFKQMLIHMIPAKSSYDVTEDLKKRPLLYKEREGHLYLFSPIQSLYDLLNKKAVIQRRLIHNRKMYNRKMIKLGRPQDTIPVQLDYMKDKVRN from the coding sequence ATGTTTAAGAAATATTATGAAATGATTTTTATTCCTTTTTATCAAGCTGCTAATTTAAGTTATATCTTCGTATTTCAAAATCTTTTACCCTTAATTTTGACAAAGATTAAAAATAAAGCCTTTTTACTATCGTTTGTTTTTCTGTTTTTTGGCTTTTTTTCATCAGAAAATGGTTTACAGGCACAAACAGAAAACAATGATATTGTACATATCCACGGCGTGCTAATGAGCAGCGACACGGCACGGCCGGTAGCCGATGCGCAAATTTTCAGCCGGAATAATGTACTGGGCAGTTTTAGCGATACCAGCGGACGATTTACCATTGCCGTAGCCCGTAATGACTCCATTATGTTTGCTTCGGTAGGATATATTACCACCATTGTTCCGGTTACCGACAGCATTATCAACCACCCCGAGCCCGACACTTTCTACATGCCACTGGATACCATTCTGATTCACGAGGTGATCATTCACGGCTACTGGGATTACGAAACATTCAAGCAGATGCTGATTCATATGATTCCTGCCAAAAGTAGTTACGATGTTACGGAAGATTTGAAAAAACGGCCACTTTTGTACAAAGAACGGGAAGGGCATTTGTATCTTTTCAGTCCCATACAATCTCTTTATGATCTGTTGAACAAAAAGGCCGTAATTCAACGGCGACTTATTCACAACCGGAAAATGTATAACCGGAAAATGATCAAACTGGGCCGGCCGCAGGATACCATTCCGGTACAACTGGATTACATGAAAGACAAAGTGCGAAATTAA